In Brevibacillus brevis NBRC 100599, a single genomic region encodes these proteins:
- a CDS encoding DUF6143 family protein produces the protein MTKPSYTRPSYFFGGIPDVYMQMGYYPFPTPSATEQLSRSVHIPYAMSMADQCKYFMGQSEKIIVGDGAIGIAALSNPLRSSVHLFVHHWMITNPSPHPIEAHFLFGKASSITGTTLSRQVTSGYVQLPACPAAQGQILHGTGMTDTFSDHIHTATRIIPASSTVEATPSGQWILGPGMSLIVRVPNAGEKTSFSFSIDWWEQPVYG, from the coding sequence ATGACAAAGCCCTCCTATACCCGCCCCTCGTACTTTTTTGGCGGAATACCAGATGTCTACATGCAGATGGGGTACTATCCGTTTCCCACTCCTTCTGCTACGGAACAGCTGAGTCGGAGTGTTCACATTCCGTATGCGATGTCGATGGCGGATCAATGTAAATACTTCATGGGACAGTCGGAAAAAATAATCGTGGGCGATGGGGCTATCGGGATTGCTGCCTTGTCGAATCCCTTACGCTCCAGTGTTCATTTATTTGTCCATCACTGGATGATCACCAATCCATCCCCGCACCCGATAGAAGCACATTTCTTGTTTGGCAAAGCCTCCTCAATCACAGGTACGACTCTCTCACGTCAAGTGACTTCTGGTTATGTTCAACTCCCTGCTTGTCCAGCCGCCCAAGGGCAAATTTTACATGGCACTGGTATGACAGATACCTTTTCTGATCACATTCATACTGCCACACGAATCATTCCGGCGTCCTCTACCGTTGAGGCGACCCCTAGCGGACAGTGGATTCTCGGACCTGGCATGTCACTCATCGTTCGCGTTCCAAACGCAGGTGAGAAGACATCCTTCTCCTTTTCAATAGACTGGTGGGAACAACCCGTATATGGGTAG
- a CDS encoding DUF4179 domain-containing protein has translation MKRNSDEIVSEQIESFSKWLEAPHSELSSGALAYDASELIDIVQQLERENGMHTPDEETVARIRSNLFVTMPQEQSSGPRIRMKRIFMASASVASFLLFTLLTLGFSSPTWAEKLKHIPVISSVFELFQEDALQIANEKGLITAVNQSTVVNGITITVNEVFYDGIQLGIGYLIQMPESTKKAAAKEIAERIVLKDFTSAEPIDSTGAGWSSEVKQMEDYLFAGVTTITLNGTWPDQFTMQAQLYDYQNAQSTWNLKLPVVKQFAKIDSKTLTPNISQTLRSNFAFQVKEVTLTPVSTTVVLKEIPPDDKLYEPSYTLLDPNGKEIRIEEESTDYDENGISRKFIVSFKEKPAYIQLIPHMSGEAEPDKAVKISLQ, from the coding sequence ATGAAGCGCAATTCAGACGAGATTGTTTCTGAACAAATCGAGAGCTTTTCCAAGTGGCTGGAGGCGCCTCACTCGGAGTTGAGCAGCGGGGCTCTGGCCTATGACGCATCTGAGCTTATTGACATCGTCCAACAGCTTGAACGAGAAAACGGAATGCACACCCCGGACGAAGAAACCGTAGCACGGATCAGAAGCAATTTATTCGTAACCATGCCACAAGAGCAGTCATCGGGTCCCCGTATCCGCATGAAAAGGATTTTCATGGCCTCTGCAAGCGTTGCGTCTTTCCTGCTTTTCACCCTCCTGACGCTCGGATTTTCCTCACCCACATGGGCAGAAAAGCTGAAGCATATACCGGTCATCAGCTCTGTCTTTGAACTGTTTCAAGAAGATGCTCTACAAATCGCCAACGAAAAAGGGCTAATTACCGCAGTCAACCAAAGCACAGTGGTCAATGGCATTACGATCACGGTCAACGAAGTATTTTACGATGGGATACAATTGGGTATTGGCTATTTGATTCAGATGCCCGAATCGACCAAAAAAGCAGCCGCCAAGGAAATCGCAGAAAGAATCGTACTAAAGGATTTTACCTCGGCTGAGCCCATCGATAGCACCGGAGCAGGCTGGAGCAGTGAGGTCAAACAGATGGAGGATTATTTGTTCGCAGGTGTTACTACCATTACCCTCAATGGAACTTGGCCCGATCAGTTTACGATGCAGGCGCAGTTATATGACTATCAAAATGCACAAAGCACATGGAACCTGAAACTTCCTGTTGTAAAGCAGTTTGCGAAGATTGACAGCAAGACCCTCACGCCTAACATCAGCCAAACCTTGCGGAGTAATTTTGCATTTCAAGTCAAAGAGGTTACACTCACGCCGGTATCCACAACGGTTGTACTAAAAGAAATTCCGCCTGACGACAAGCTATATGAGCCTTCGTATACTCTCCTCGATCCCAATGGAAAGGAAATTCGTATTGAGGAGGAAAGCACTGATTACGACGAGAATGGGATTTCGCGAAAATTTATCGTTTCCTTCAAGGAAAAACCCGCGTACATCCAATTAATCCCGCATATGAGCGGAGAAGCAGAACCGGATAAAGCAGTAAAAATTTCGTTACAGTAA
- a CDS encoding RNA polymerase sigma factor: MESTSFDEKYWISRAKENREDFAPIYDHYVKRIYRYFSFKVGKTLVEDLTQQTFLKAMSRLDSFREESLFSTWLFQIAKYTLMDEQRKQKRRPREWELGSLSANSSACYAEQATTQLDLTSALQQINEIEREIIMLRFFGECTFAEIAQIMQMGESAVKNRMYRALEKVKGNLRGSEDSYEAQFRRDCF; encoded by the coding sequence ATGGAATCCACATCTTTTGATGAGAAGTACTGGATTTCGCGTGCCAAAGAAAATCGAGAGGACTTTGCTCCTATTTATGATCATTATGTAAAGCGAATTTACCGTTATTTTTCATTCAAAGTGGGGAAAACGCTAGTGGAGGATCTGACACAGCAAACCTTTTTAAAAGCAATGAGTCGGCTCGATAGCTTTCGGGAAGAGTCGCTTTTTTCCACCTGGCTGTTTCAAATTGCCAAGTACACGCTCATGGACGAACAACGCAAGCAAAAGCGACGTCCGAGAGAATGGGAGCTCGGTTCTCTATCTGCCAATTCGTCTGCCTGCTATGCAGAGCAAGCAACCACTCAACTCGATTTAACCTCTGCCCTACAGCAAATCAATGAGATCGAACGGGAAATTATCATGCTTAGATTTTTCGGTGAATGTACCTTTGCCGAGATCGCACAAATCATGCAAATGGGCGAAAGTGCCGTAAAAAATCGCATGTATCGCGCCTTAGAAAAGGTAAAAGGAAATCTACGAGGATCGGAGGATTCTTATGAAGCGCAATTCAGACGAGATTGTTTCTGA
- a CDS encoding DUF423 domain-containing protein, with protein MKLFLMLGSISGFLSVALGAFGAHALKEKLDEYSLGIFHTGVTYQTTHALALVLVALLLKWYPDSSGLVWAGWCFTAGTLIFSGSLYTLAMTGIKVLGAITPIGGVLFLAGWALLAIHAWKTVS; from the coding sequence ATGAAGCTGTTTTTGATGCTTGGCAGTATCAGTGGATTCCTTTCGGTTGCGTTGGGAGCATTCGGAGCACATGCACTGAAGGAAAAATTGGACGAATATTCGCTGGGCATTTTCCATACGGGCGTGACCTATCAGACAACACATGCACTGGCTCTGGTGCTGGTTGCTCTGTTGCTCAAATGGTACCCGGATTCTTCTGGCCTCGTTTGGGCAGGCTGGTGCTTTACAGCCGGAACGTTGATCTTCTCCGGCAGTCTCTACACGCTGGCGATGACCGGTATTAAGGTTCTCGGTGCGATTACGCCGATTGGCGGAGTTTTGTTCCTTGCTGGCTGGGCGTTGCTTGCGATTCATGCATGGAAAACCGTATCGTAA
- a CDS encoding RNA-guided endonuclease InsQ/TnpB family protein yields MQALTVKIRIFPAQPDILRHLGKEYIRVVNLLTEQAEQLSSFPKTTTKNVETILPSAVCNQSIRDAKSVFRKSKKLGGRPILKKPVYFVNNQNYTVSENTVAFPIVVDGKTKKTAFRAAMTSRDRELLSKGKFGLMRIIEKSGKWYAQISVEVPTSVTINKNVMGIDLGLKVPAVAVTSTGKTCFFGKGRQNKYIRRKHQQRRRKLGKLKKLSTIRRLGNKEQRWMKDQNHKISRQIVNTAIQEGVSIIKLERLENIRKTARTSRKNAKNLHSWTFYQLQQFISYKANLAGIQVVEVNPAYTSQSCPACREKNKAKDRMYECSCGFHGHRDRVGAINIMRQPVADGNSLSA; encoded by the coding sequence ATGCAAGCGTTAACCGTTAAGATTCGTATATTTCCTGCTCAACCAGATATTCTTCGTCATTTAGGAAAGGAATATATTCGTGTAGTCAATCTGCTCACGGAACAAGCTGAACAACTTAGTTCGTTTCCAAAGACAACGACAAAAAATGTTGAAACGATTCTACCATCAGCCGTCTGTAACCAATCCATACGTGATGCTAAGAGTGTTTTTCGTAAAAGTAAGAAACTTGGTGGTCGTCCAATTCTTAAGAAACCTGTATATTTCGTCAATAATCAAAACTACACGGTATCTGAAAATACAGTTGCTTTCCCTATCGTTGTAGATGGAAAGACGAAGAAAACTGCGTTTCGTGCTGCGATGACTAGCCGAGACAGGGAATTGTTAAGCAAAGGAAAATTTGGATTGATGCGTATCATTGAAAAGTCAGGGAAATGGTACGCTCAAATTTCCGTAGAAGTGCCTACAAGCGTAACAATCAACAAAAACGTCATGGGTATAGATCTTGGTTTGAAAGTTCCTGCTGTTGCAGTAACTTCTACGGGTAAGACTTGTTTCTTTGGGAAAGGAAGACAGAACAAGTACATACGAAGAAAGCACCAACAGCGTAGACGCAAATTAGGCAAACTCAAAAAACTGTCTACCATTCGGAGGCTAGGCAATAAAGAGCAACGTTGGATGAAAGATCAAAACCACAAGATCAGTCGTCAAATTGTCAATACAGCTATTCAGGAAGGTGTATCAATCATAAAGCTTGAACGACTAGAGAATATTCGCAAGACGGCAAGAACAAGCCGTAAAAACGCAAAGAACCTGCATAGTTGGACTTTCTATCAACTTCAACAATTTATCTCCTACAAAGCAAATCTTGCTGGCATACAAGTTGTGGAGGTCAATCCCGCCTACACTTCTCAATCTTGTCCTGCCTGTAGAGAGAAGAACAAAGCGAAAGACAGAATGTACGAATGTTCATGCGGATTCCATGGGCATCGTGATCGGGTTGGAGCCATCAATATCATGCGCCAACCTGTGGCAGATGGTAACAGTCTGTCAGCCTAA